A window of Garra rufa chromosome 16, GarRuf1.0, whole genome shotgun sequence contains these coding sequences:
- the ccdc69 gene encoding coiled-coil domain-containing protein 69: protein MGCHNSKVCGQVSRKKKKSKAQEAEKHTKGIKLQDGSGTRSSEENQLEAYECQLKILHAVLTASGDQERDQLLKDHPGDVCTLVHSIIEKVKTEISADLNDLHEKQMRSSLERHQSATEELQQLHNEEKSVLNESHAAAENALKDQIEGLTSELKLFNELKRRVEESTLKRDLQRNIETHGSPGAFWEQEQESLLFVIEMKRERLQDQGSKLLQMETLVEKNLSLEDQLLQALQQSEDYRVRIDNYQSLIQQLSKEQNELQEALEKQSVQNQKLSQEKEELLFKLIHRRDSCSSFHLPSVIATQVSPS, encoded by the exons ATGGGTTGTCACAACAGCAAAGTTTGTGGCCAGGTCTCCCGGAAAAAG aaaaaaagcAAAGCACAAGAAGCTGAGAAGCACACAAAGGGCATCAAACTTCAAGATGGAAGTG GTACACGCTCATCTGAGGAGAATCAGTTGGAGGCATATGAGTGTCAGCTAAAGATACTACACGCAGTTTTGACAGCTTCAGGAGACCAGGAGAGAGACCAGCTCCTCAAGGACCATCCTGGAGACGTCTGCACTTTAGTCCACAGCATTATAGAGAAG GTAAAGACAGAAATAAGCGCTGATTTAAATGATCTTCATGAAAAACAGATGAGGAGTAGCTTAGAGCGGCATCAGAGCGCAACAGAAG AGCTACAGCAATTACACAATGAAGAGAAGAGCGTTTTAAATGAGTCTCATGCAGCAGCTGAGAATGCCTTGAAG GATCAGATTGAAGGGCTGACGTCGGAGCTGAAGCTGTTCAACGAGTTAAAGCGCAGAGTGGAGGAGTCCACGCTCAAGAGGGACCTTCAGAGGAATATTGAG ACTCATGGCAGCCCGGGTGCGTTCTGGGAGCAGGAGCAGGAGAGTCTGCTGTTTGTCATCGAAATGAAGCGCGAGCGTTTACAGGACCAGGGAAGCAAGCTGCTGCAGATGGAAACACTG GTGGAGAAGAATCTGTCGCTGGAGGATCAGCTCCTGCAGGCTCTACAGCAGAGCGAGGACTACAGGGTGCGGATAGACAACTACCAAAGCCTCATACA ACAACTGTCCAAGGAGCAGAACGAGCTGCAGGAGGCGCTAGAGAAACAGTCTGTACAGAACCAGAAGCTCTCTCAGGAAAAAGAAGAGCTGCTCTTCAAACTCATACACCGCAGAGACTCATGCTCATCCTTCCACCTTCCTTCTGTCATAGCCACACAAGTGTCTCCCAGCTGA